Proteins encoded by one window of Vitis riparia cultivar Riparia Gloire de Montpellier isolate 1030 chromosome 11, EGFV_Vit.rip_1.0, whole genome shotgun sequence:
- the LOC117924734 gene encoding uncharacterized protein LOC117924734 — MLSTSRAHPINFPYDVFGESCKTFMMKEDMEMIISLKEVSSNCILYYIWHLHRKLIDAKQAERYVFVNPALVSKAGMGEGSKENSFHWVLVALEMKKMIAYYLDPMACQPCDDLKDIVNMAMRINPPEKQKTSKREPTWVKVVCPRQPGSVECGYYVMRYMKEIIANPNQLT, encoded by the exons ATGCTGAGTACATCAAGAGCACACCCTATAAACTTCCCATATGATGTTTTTGGTGAGAGTTGCAAGACCTTCATGATGAAAGAAGATATGGAAATGATAATATCATTAAAAGAAGTGTCATCCAATTGTATTTTATACTACATCTG GCATTTGCATAGAAAGTTGATTGATGCAAAGCAGGCCGAACGATATGTTTTTGTCAATCCAGCATTGGTCTCAAAAGCTGGAATGGGAgagggaagcaaggaaaacag tttCCATTGGGTGTTAGTGGCATTggagatgaagaaaatgattgCATATTACCTTGATCCAATGGCCTGTCAACCATGTGATGATCTTAAGGACATAGTTAACAT GGCAATGAGAATCAACCCACcggaaaaacagaaaacatcaAAGAGGGAGCCAACTTGGGTGAAAGTGGTT TGCCCAAGACAACCAGGTAGTGTGGAATGTGGGTATTATGTGATGAGATATATGAAGGAAATCATTGCTAATCCAAACCAACTAACATAA